The following proteins are co-located in the Flammeovirga kamogawensis genome:
- a CDS encoding T9SS type A sorting domain-containing protein, protein MKTIYLLLLLFSSINCFCQTTWYAIPTSTQQNWSEVRWTTDPSGQTQVLPDGKTSPESGDNIIILKGSNILFDASDLSLNSLLLQNGSSLDLNQNISPNKLTITTTLEGEGTLSLASENVPTDNFNHKFYSTNGGTIELYGDNDITLNNNERFNNLIINLSSASVTLSSNIEVYNSMNVIEGNVQFDSDTNHSLKISGFLFIDTNGTWRNKVLDTFIHTIEIEGDIEIKGEIDADLVQLSATNKTKAQKIEIKAPTSIYQISISKTATYNIIGFPTYELLTVNTYTASYLTLAAENGLGFNIISGALKLGEFTNYDFSKDSDSDDFIIHSDEFLWLSDRSQLTMTSGNSLIIQGKIIINENAQLDIYQGTNGPNGGIVLSDAGIIQLEDNSHVLAKHLCVSASEENQTGSYIQNNGLAEFFGGGSNDVDPFSLPYANNTFTLTGGNLIIENNDNSNRGFLLGTDDAKNTVTGGDITFRCSEESNSPFVFTSSIKFNNLFIKGVDNTIIESGDQVFKRNGGLSDTIISAKDLIVLNDLILETALDAGANDIIIGRNLTLRKNEVLVGYDWLIFDGSEDSDFYIDYEVEDISFESFNVELYNFRLDKDTDEAKLTFLADPSFIEAEVTEFEPEDGNENKSNLIDFSENFELLKGTLDHGNYSLRFIGENKDLINYGTLGVYNPFGTEGTTKSKAQIKFKPAEINLKTIDSSIFGNVKLFGENTTLTLTSDVKIERATYFSGTIDLQSYTLTIDQLNYSENLTAANNHFQKSVERFGSNTLNNIYNDIPNITKYNNFFVTNGQSSNAGLRLRIDKKRTKYFNYQHPNTTNLDSTVLFPMAIKNGDNFYYTPARVNVSFTDSYNESEGYISVRPVLEELPTSNQDGDKITRLNWRIERDGYIENELDNLPQVNWFFGFSNHFTNGTNPFSGDSFTIDATNKIDFADLITGKILNEDSFIKNQEPIVKSIYERKGFFSSDIYTNALISKESLYDSSTLSNDKIIIAFDKDWSNNASLFPLENAHYSIGTQNRFQGSLGIYVFEQSYIDIEGDAFGGYLGADSEQTNPDGTSGDRMWATKNNWYILNEASNELTPLNTGELPGKNDVVYIGSNLIEQRRTNNGLEDIDNWTFKPVINTTVEVAEIIFGREESKARMNSIWIIENGSVTTGSIKGPGEIEIEISDSHNSEGVIKGDLGEWASYQNSIYKVKNKRDINSLNLTDYLNKVTIADLDPLAIPQLENITEYPIVELHSGALYFDFDIKAYNIDIFYRATLAIKADTEFGNIEASNHIQFKNHGRIVFDYEGDFPKTVTTTSLIAGDSNNADKYNRILVDNTPTTSPISHTLDIKENIIIYECNTFSLYGGDDNSDFNDRQFSNVKLVLTGDKNGEIEYFENIDATPQITTLSLYSVYLNKAFGSKFTFNMPIELLSPANKKSNEKPIYIENGELILDDPKIVIDINSGGEEFILPGNATLSVQNGSTITMTSTTPITSGMALDGTLNIYGGKVLFNQGVNNYITYGSSNNPTNIFIDNDEKGNIAELKVGGQIMRMSSNGVLHYEQKGGIVEIGEQGVNQVDKGIFEITNLGSITLNFTPDNSNSFTIYHDDNLNDVSALLLSPDSATTSYFSNGVAINIKNEGSNALLFESNLNLPDFNVLSGKVKANNGSLTFNKTLSIFDGATFDQGDYDVYFNDNLLNSGTYTTNTGDIYFNGNTGSNQIINSIEDNKMDGFSANNLTISGASTIVLVEELLVNGGHSELNINKLIIEENATLSLVGNGTEDVILYIADSIIINGEISNNNGTVSLVGTTKQFLKSTSGSTINSININNTNGVELISDDGLKTDITFTKRVILSNGNFYINNHHLIIGPNCKYYDINGNNGLNNTEFSENNMVVISGTYNAKGVTKYFLSGQANFIQPIGIEGKYTPLLFSNIAIPNESKEFGVNINLLDFIYSSASTGSNNTLDFTWVLSGVDIDGNKKQIPTDFQTSVKLYYDENDILNAADESQFLTAAHLSEGLWFKGLTSHVAENNNFVNLAFSQNEWATLNKNYIDGYYFIGESSSINENTSYYRSNTTLGDWNNVNSWEKHSSSTLSKTIGEFIYYEYNSGSKPDPTLANGWIPASEYPINGAEVYIMDNTTIQLNEPVNLSLIKIFDGGTFTILETGNSPISSFGNIEGTGIVKYKSTYNSIADWDKFLSVSAGVLYFEIDDNNDVQINLINTGAVRGIQFLATSGFTPNYILNNPLNVGDLGVIIEKDAKLTLEGNKLVTSGDISVKNGGEFYVDGNVIIDGDFNVNLGGKWEAIKSTMFLKGDFNLDNGAITVPPSSFSLAFIGDSPQNVNAEFSLDNPIQTIIINNSYANEKSNNIAAVTLSNSKEFHVSEFIDLQDGLLNSNGNLYFHKTKEIPVPNPKDSWIVGQTKFDWLAPNGIFFPIGTIGDFHPVGIGILEYKDYEPSEITHKNKLGDDEDIIQWTIEYMPNQKEYAAIPLTAPIGVDVVFENGYWKMNPSKLNQSGAYVTTSLLFKNSSVDGVFQSGESSYSDIRLLYSESGSTSTSWSTVHDESPHLVTKSIVTGQTNGIYDYTTINVVQTDTILFSQGKSNRRMMASNTRIGSPEYIVDTDNNDFSFGNAASTDLPVELIYLDINLLENNTAQLIWRTATEINNNGFIIETSTDRRTWSELGFIIGSGNSNTIQEYSFIDAQNHQGIRYYRITQIDYDDTRITYGPLKVVFNETDTSSIKKLTIYPNPSHNQDIFIYPTGFEEFNIILLNNKGVILQEYSNLNNNEKTLFQISTQNIPSGIYFIKLISQQDVIIKKVIIK, encoded by the coding sequence ATGAAAACAATTTACTTACTTCTACTATTATTTTCTTCAATTAATTGCTTTTGCCAAACAACGTGGTACGCAATTCCAACTTCAACTCAACAAAATTGGTCAGAAGTTAGATGGACAACAGATCCTTCTGGACAAACTCAAGTTTTACCTGATGGGAAAACCTCCCCTGAAAGTGGTGATAACATTATCATATTAAAAGGGTCAAATATATTATTTGATGCTTCTGATTTAAGTTTAAACTCACTTTTACTTCAAAATGGAAGTTCTCTAGATTTGAATCAGAATATATCTCCGAACAAATTAACAATAACAACTACTTTAGAAGGAGAAGGTACGTTAAGTTTAGCTTCTGAAAATGTCCCAACAGACAATTTTAATCATAAATTTTATTCTACTAATGGTGGTACAATTGAATTATATGGAGATAATGATATTACTCTAAATAATAACGAAAGATTTAACAATCTAATAATCAACCTTTCTTCTGCTTCAGTTACACTTAGTAGTAATATTGAAGTCTATAATTCTATGAATGTTATTGAAGGAAATGTACAATTTGATTCTGATACAAATCATTCATTAAAAATTTCAGGGTTTCTCTTTATTGATACAAATGGAACTTGGAGAAATAAAGTACTTGACACATTCATTCATACAATAGAAATAGAAGGCGACATTGAGATTAAAGGGGAAATCGATGCTGATTTAGTACAATTATCGGCAACGAATAAAACTAAAGCTCAAAAAATTGAGATTAAAGCACCAACTTCAATTTATCAAATAAGTATCTCAAAAACAGCTACCTATAATATAATAGGCTTTCCAACCTATGAACTTCTTACAGTAAATACTTATACCGCATCTTATTTAACATTAGCTGCAGAAAATGGTCTCGGTTTTAATATTATAAGCGGTGCTTTAAAACTGGGTGAATTCACTAATTATGATTTTTCAAAAGATTCTGATAGTGATGATTTCATTATTCATTCTGATGAATTTTTATGGTTGTCAGATCGTAGTCAATTAACAATGACATCGGGAAATAGTCTAATAATTCAAGGGAAAATCATTATTAATGAAAATGCTCAATTAGATATATATCAAGGAACTAACGGTCCTAATGGAGGTATTGTGTTAAGTGACGCAGGTATAATTCAATTAGAAGACAATAGCCATGTTCTTGCTAAACATTTATGTGTCTCTGCATCCGAAGAAAATCAAACAGGAAGTTATATTCAAAACAATGGATTAGCAGAATTTTTTGGTGGCGGTAGTAATGATGTAGATCCATTTAGTTTACCATATGCTAACAATACGTTTACACTTACTGGCGGTAATTTAATCATAGAAAACAATGACAATTCTAATAGAGGCTTTTTACTTGGCACAGATGACGCTAAAAATACAGTAACTGGTGGTGATATCACTTTTAGATGTTCTGAAGAATCAAACTCTCCGTTTGTATTTACATCTTCAATTAAATTTAACAACCTTTTCATCAAGGGAGTTGACAATACAATTATTGAAAGTGGAGACCAAGTATTTAAAAGAAATGGTGGTTTGTCTGATACTATTATTTCCGCGAAAGACCTTATTGTTTTAAACGATTTAATTCTAGAAACTGCTCTTGACGCAGGTGCTAATGATATAATAATTGGTCGAAATCTAACCTTGCGAAAAAATGAAGTTCTAGTTGGTTACGATTGGCTAATTTTTGATGGTTCTGAAGATTCAGATTTTTATATAGATTACGAAGTTGAAGATATATCTTTTGAATCATTTAATGTTGAGTTATATAATTTTCGATTAGATAAAGATACTGATGAAGCAAAACTAACATTCTTAGCTGACCCATCATTTATTGAAGCTGAGGTAACAGAATTTGAACCTGAAGATGGCAATGAAAACAAATCAAATTTAATTGATTTTTCAGAGAATTTCGAGCTTCTTAAAGGTACATTAGATCATGGCAATTACTCTCTTCGTTTTATAGGAGAAAATAAAGATTTAATTAATTATGGAACACTTGGAGTTTATAACCCTTTTGGAACAGAAGGTACTACTAAATCTAAAGCTCAAATAAAATTTAAACCTGCGGAAATAAATCTCAAAACAATAGACAGTTCTATTTTTGGTAATGTTAAATTATTTGGAGAAAATACAACACTTACTTTAACTAGCGATGTAAAAATAGAAAGGGCAACTTACTTTTCTGGAACAATAGATCTCCAATCATACACGTTAACTATTGATCAGTTAAACTATTCTGAAAACTTAACAGCAGCAAATAATCATTTTCAAAAAAGTGTTGAAAGATTTGGTTCTAACACCCTAAATAATATTTATAATGACATTCCTAATATTACCAAGTATAATAATTTCTTTGTAACAAATGGGCAATCTTCTAACGCTGGTTTAAGATTACGAATTGATAAAAAAAGAACGAAATATTTCAATTATCAACACCCTAATACCACCAATTTAGATAGCACTGTTTTATTTCCAATGGCAATAAAAAACGGAGATAATTTTTATTACACTCCAGCTAGAGTAAATGTTAGTTTTACTGACTCCTATAATGAAAGTGAAGGATATATCAGTGTACGTCCTGTTTTAGAAGAGCTTCCGACATCTAATCAAGATGGTGACAAAATTACTAGGCTAAATTGGCGTATTGAGAGAGATGGATATATTGAAAATGAATTAGATAATTTACCTCAAGTAAATTGGTTTTTTGGTTTCTCAAATCACTTTACTAATGGAACAAATCCTTTCTCTGGAGACTCTTTTACTATTGACGCAACAAACAAAATAGACTTCGCAGACCTAATTACAGGCAAAATCTTAAATGAAGATTCTTTTATAAAAAATCAAGAACCTATTGTTAAATCAATCTATGAACGAAAAGGGTTCTTTTCATCTGATATCTATACTAACGCTCTAATTTCAAAAGAGTCATTATACGATTCATCAACACTTTCTAATGATAAAATAATTATTGCTTTTGATAAAGACTGGAGTAATAATGCTTCTTTATTTCCATTAGAAAACGCTCATTATTCAATTGGCACACAAAATCGTTTTCAGGGTAGTTTAGGAATTTATGTTTTCGAACAATCATATATTGATATAGAAGGTGATGCATTTGGAGGGTATTTAGGTGCAGATTCTGAACAAACGAATCCAGATGGCACCTCAGGCGATAGAATGTGGGCTACAAAAAACAATTGGTACATTCTTAATGAAGCAAGTAATGAACTAACCCCTCTAAATACTGGAGAGTTACCTGGTAAAAATGATGTGGTATATATTGGATCAAACTTAATTGAACAGAGAAGAACTAATAATGGTTTGGAAGATATTGACAATTGGACATTTAAACCTGTTATTAATACTACCGTAGAAGTAGCTGAAATCATTTTTGGTAGAGAAGAGAGCAAAGCAAGAATGAATAGTATTTGGATTATTGAAAATGGCAGTGTCACAACAGGGTCGATTAAAGGTCCTGGTGAAATAGAAATAGAAATTAGCGATTCACATAACTCTGAAGGGGTTATAAAAGGAGATTTAGGCGAATGGGCATCCTATCAAAATTCAATATATAAAGTCAAAAACAAAAGAGATATAAATAGCCTTAATTTAACTGATTACCTTAATAAAGTAACAATAGCAGATTTAGATCCTCTTGCAATACCACAATTAGAGAACATTACAGAATATCCAATTGTTGAATTACATTCTGGAGCTTTATATTTTGATTTTGATATAAAAGCATACAATATAGATATTTTCTATAGAGCTACATTAGCAATTAAAGCAGATACCGAATTTGGTAATATAGAGGCTTCAAACCATATACAGTTTAAGAATCATGGTAGAATTGTTTTTGATTACGAAGGAGATTTCCCAAAAACAGTAACGACTACTTCTTTAATAGCAGGCGATAGTAATAATGCTGATAAATACAATAGAATATTAGTAGATAACACGCCAACTACTTCACCTATTTCACATACTCTAGATATAAAAGAGAATATAATAATTTATGAGTGCAATACATTTAGTTTATATGGTGGTGATGACAATTCTGATTTTAATGATCGTCAATTTAGTAACGTCAAACTCGTTTTAACTGGAGATAAAAATGGAGAAATAGAATATTTTGAAAACATAGATGCAACACCACAAATTACTACTCTATCACTTTACTCTGTATACCTGAATAAAGCATTTGGGAGTAAATTTACTTTTAACATGCCAATAGAACTTTTATCTCCTGCAAATAAGAAATCTAACGAGAAACCAATTTATATTGAAAATGGAGAACTAATCCTTGATGACCCTAAGATTGTGATTGATATTAATAGCGGAGGAGAAGAATTTATTTTACCTGGTAATGCTACTTTGAGCGTTCAAAATGGATCGACAATAACTATGACGTCGACTACACCAATTACATCTGGAATGGCATTAGATGGAACATTAAATATTTACGGTGGGAAAGTCCTATTTAATCAAGGGGTCAACAATTATATTACTTATGGTAGTTCTAATAATCCTACAAATATCTTTATTGATAATGATGAAAAGGGAAATATTGCAGAACTAAAAGTTGGTGGGCAAATTATGAGAATGTCATCTAATGGAGTACTTCATTATGAACAAAAAGGAGGAATTGTAGAGATTGGTGAGCAAGGAGTTAATCAAGTAGATAAAGGTATTTTTGAAATTACAAACCTAGGTTCGATTACCTTAAATTTTACCCCTGACAACTCCAATAGTTTTACAATTTATCATGATGACAATTTAAATGATGTTTCAGCTTTGCTTCTCTCACCAGATTCAGCTACAACCTCATATTTTTCAAATGGAGTGGCTATAAATATAAAAAATGAAGGTAGTAACGCCTTATTGTTTGAAAGTAATTTAAACTTACCAGACTTTAATGTACTTTCTGGAAAAGTTAAAGCAAACAATGGTAGTTTAACTTTTAATAAAACACTTTCAATATTTGATGGAGCAACATTTGACCAAGGAGACTACGATGTTTATTTTAATGATAACCTTTTGAATTCTGGTACATACACAACAAACACTGGTGATATTTATTTTAATGGAAACACTGGTTCAAATCAGATAATAAATAGTATTGAGGACAACAAAATGGATGGCTTTTCTGCCAATAACTTAACTATTTCAGGAGCTTCTACCATTGTACTTGTAGAAGAACTTCTCGTTAATGGAGGACATTCTGAATTAAATATCAATAAATTAATTATTGAAGAAAATGCAACTCTATCATTAGTTGGTAATGGAACTGAAGATGTAATATTATATATCGCAGACTCCATAATAATTAATGGTGAAATATCTAATAATAATGGAACTGTATCATTGGTAGGAACAACAAAACAGTTTTTAAAATCAACTAGTGGAAGTACTATAAATTCTATTAATATAAATAACACAAATGGTGTAGAATTAATTAGTGATGATGGATTAAAAACAGATATTACATTTACTAAAAGAGTAATTCTCTCCAATGGAAATTTCTATATCAACAATCATCATTTAATTATTGGTCCTAATTGTAAGTATTATGATATTAACGGAAACAACGGTCTTAATAATACCGAATTTTCAGAAAATAATATGGTTGTTATTTCCGGAACGTACAACGCTAAAGGTGTTACAAAATACTTTCTTTCTGGCCAAGCTAATTTTATTCAACCAATTGGAATTGAAGGAAAATATACCCCTCTCCTTTTCAGTAACATTGCCATACCAAATGAAAGTAAAGAATTTGGGGTAAATATTAATTTACTTGACTTTATTTATAGTTCAGCATCTACAGGAAGTAATAATACCTTAGATTTCACATGGGTGTTGTCGGGAGTTGATATTGATGGAAATAAAAAACAAATACCAACTGACTTTCAAACCTCAGTAAAATTATATTATGATGAAAATGACATTTTGAATGCTGCTGATGAAAGTCAATTCCTAACTGCTGCTCACTTAAGCGAAGGACTTTGGTTTAAAGGGCTCACTTCGCATGTTGCTGAAAATAATAATTTTGTAAATCTTGCTTTTTCACAAAATGAATGGGCTACATTAAATAAAAATTATATTGATGGCTATTATTTTATAGGTGAATCTTCTTCTATAAACGAAAACACATCTTATTACAGAAGTAATACTACATTAGGTGATTGGAACAATGTAAATAGTTGGGAAAAGCATAGTAGCTCGACTTTAAGTAAAACAATTGGAGAATTTATTTATTACGAGTATAATTCAGGTTCCAAACCAGATCCAACTCTTGCAAATGGATGGATTCCTGCATCTGAATACCCTATTAATGGAGCTGAAGTTTATATAATGGATAATACCACTATTCAATTAAATGAACCTGTAAATTTATCTTTAATAAAGATTTTTGATGGAGGAACTTTTACTATTCTAGAAACAGGAAATAGTCCTATATCATCATTTGGAAATATCGAAGGAACAGGCATTGTAAAATATAAGTCTACGTACAATTCAATTGCTGATTGGGATAAATTTTTATCTGTATCAGCTGGTGTATTGTATTTCGAGATCGACGATAACAATGATGTCCAAATAAATCTGATTAATACTGGTGCAGTTAGAGGTATTCAATTTTTAGCCACCTCAGGATTTACGCCAAACTATATTTTAAACAACCCTTTAAATGTAGGAGACCTTGGAGTAATTATTGAAAAAGATGCCAAATTAACTCTTGAAGGAAATAAGCTCGTCACTTCTGGTGATATATCGGTAAAGAATGGAGGAGAATTTTATGTTGATGGAAATGTAATAATAGATGGTGATTTTAATGTTAACTTAGGTGGTAAATGGGAAGCTATAAAGAGTACTATGTTTCTAAAAGGTGATTTTAATTTAGACAATGGTGCTATTACTGTACCTCCATCTTCTTTTAGTCTTGCCTTTATAGGAGATTCACCACAAAATGTTAATGCAGAATTTTCTTTAGACAACCCTATTCAAACTATTATTATCAATAATTCTTATGCAAATGAGAAATCTAACAATATTGCTGCAGTTACTCTTTCTAATTCTAAAGAATTCCATGTAAGTGAATTTATAGATTTACAGGATGGACTATTAAATAGTAATGGAAACCTATATTTCCATAAAACTAAAGAAATACCTGTCCCAAATCCAAAAGATAGCTGGATAGTAGGGCAAACAAAGTTTGACTGGCTAGCACCAAATGGTATATTCTTTCCTATTGGTACAATTGGCGACTTTCACCCTGTTGGAATTGGCATACTTGAATATAAAGATTACGAACCTTCAGAAATCACGCATAAAAATAAACTGGGCGATGATGAAGATATTATTCAATGGACCATTGAATACATGCCCAATCAAAAAGAGTATGCGGCAATACCTTTAACTGCACCAATTGGTGTTGATGTTGTATTTGAAAATGGCTATTGGAAGATGAATCCTAGTAAATTAAATCAATCAGGGGCTTACGTAACTACTTCCCTATTATTTAAAAACTCTAGTGTTGATGGTGTATTTCAATCTGGTGAAAGTTCTTATTCTGATATCAGGTTATTATATAGTGAATCTGGTTCAACATCTACTTCTTGGAGTACAGTGCATGATGAAAGTCCACATCTAGTGACCAAAAGTATTGTTACTGGGCAAACAAATGGAATTTATGATTATACAACAATTAATGTAGTTCAAACAGATACAATATTGTTCTCTCAAGGTAAATCAAATAGACGAATGATGGCATCTAATACTAGAATAGGATCTCCAGAATATATTGTTGATACTGATAATAATGATTTCAGTTTTGGAAATGCTGCCTCAACAGATTTACCTGTAGAGCTTATTTATCTTGATATCAATTTATTAGAAAACAATACGGCACAATTAATTTGGAGGACAGCTACAGAAATTAATAATAATGGATTTATCATCGAGACCTCTACTGACAGAAGAACTTGGTCTGAACTAGGCTTTATTATAGGAAGTGGAAATAGTAATACTATACAAGAATATTCATTTATTGATGCACAAAACCATCAAGGAATTAGGTATTATAGAATAACACAAATTGATTATGATGATACTAGAATAACATATGGACCATTAAAAGTAGTTTTTAATGAAACTGACACATCCTCAATAAAAAAATTAACAATCTACCCTAACCCTTCACATAATCAGGACATTTTCATCTATCCAACTGGATTTGAGGAATTTAACATTATCCTCTTGAATAATAAAGGTGTTATTTTACAAGAATATTCAAATTTAAATAATAACGAAAAAACACTTTTTCAAATTAGCACTCAAAACATACCTTCAGGAATATATTTTATAAAATTGATTAGTCAACAAGATGTAATTATAAAAAAAGTAATAATTAAATAA
- a CDS encoding NDR1/HIN1-like protein, producing MKLKSIVQYIVYLIVLVTFTACGPEAPEFNDVKNVEMFTLEDGNFVVRAEAVLYNPNGVSITVDQIHVDVLINGNVIGNVDQNLSSEAKKKSEFTLPLEVQFPPKALFSNILGGLINMATGEDFEVRYTGFVRTKVLGVSFKVPFDQVETVGLNLK from the coding sequence ATGAAGTTAAAATCAATTGTTCAATATATAGTATACTTAATAGTACTAGTAACTTTTACAGCATGTGGTCCTGAAGCACCAGAATTTAACGATGTGAAGAATGTTGAAATGTTCACATTAGAAGATGGTAATTTTGTGGTTAGAGCAGAAGCTGTACTCTATAATCCAAATGGCGTATCAATAACAGTTGACCAGATACATGTAGATGTATTAATAAATGGAAATGTTATTGGAAATGTCGATCAAAATCTTTCTTCTGAGGCAAAAAAGAAATCGGAGTTTACACTTCCATTAGAAGTTCAATTTCCTCCAAAAGCTTTATTCTCAAATATTCTAGGCGGACTTATAAATATGGCTACTGGAGAAGATTTTGAGGTAAGATATACAGGCTTTGTTCGTACTAAAGTTTTAGGGGTAAGCTTTAAAGTACCTTTTGATCAGGTTGAAACCGTTGGGTTAAACTTAAAATAA
- a CDS encoding coiled-coil domain-containing protein yields the protein MTISSMIQPDKKISFFQIVEYSVYRFYTLLKEGKGNIGEGKQCFKLKGRGVNLYSKKEFLEYNDLDELLFDEICMELWTVSEKTPKWDIDRLFAYKNEIVDNLSNILECTSVNDLELYISDSRTASFVYVFLSHFYETTLSDQKLANINTEVISDNNSEQVTPNKEIDKGFNIEILERFQLLEDRIIHLERENKRLETRENDYFHRVDDLENTQKQIDNLEEQFELVHKARKTALQEISINVEQKFESLVDKINSINEESFNKESVREFIVRLDQLEKQIVDVKSEYVKDEAIQSFSKQLDILNKSINHISDEHGNELKKVDLRFTKIKGERHELRDNMSLLEENLSNKLDTLSKLLTDELENIHNISDEMTRRQQELQSVLQDKNVEDKAHFDKVIEGIAASLGETQERQQELWESVNKLINRTKNDEVTFSEVVETKAPKTVDIEKTHYVAPSSNYIETFYAEPDGNGFLTNLSTKKITYKHVYKVNVIDDVTADFEFVDEADSKRTLNMNLAMMFDEYMSDNGTKGSSLELSLYGEAKKVRGLNAWRVSRKAMVTRR from the coding sequence ATGACAATTTCATCAATGATTCAACCCGATAAAAAAATATCCTTTTTTCAAATAGTAGAATATTCTGTGTATAGATTCTATACTTTATTAAAAGAGGGGAAAGGTAATATCGGGGAAGGTAAACAATGCTTTAAATTAAAAGGTAGAGGTGTAAATCTGTATTCTAAAAAAGAATTTTTAGAATACAACGATTTAGATGAGTTACTTTTTGATGAAATCTGTATGGAGTTATGGACAGTCTCTGAGAAAACTCCTAAGTGGGATATAGATAGACTGTTTGCATATAAAAATGAGATAGTTGACAACCTTTCTAATATATTAGAATGTACTTCTGTAAATGATCTAGAACTATATATCAGTGATTCTAGAACAGCTAGTTTTGTCTATGTTTTTTTAAGTCATTTCTATGAAACTACATTGAGTGATCAAAAACTAGCAAATATTAATACAGAAGTAATTTCTGATAATAACTCTGAGCAGGTTACTCCAAACAAAGAAATTGATAAAGGTTTTAATATTGAAATTTTAGAAAGATTTCAATTGTTAGAAGATAGAATTATTCATCTTGAAAGAGAAAATAAAAGATTAGAAACTCGTGAAAATGATTATTTCCACAGAGTTGATGATTTGGAGAATACACAAAAGCAAATAGATAATTTAGAAGAGCAATTTGAACTTGTACACAAAGCAAGAAAGACTGCCTTACAAGAAATATCAATAAACGTTGAACAAAAATTTGAGTCTTTAGTTGACAAGATAAACAGTATCAACGAGGAGAGTTTTAATAAAGAATCTGTACGTGAGTTTATTGTTCGTTTAGATCAATTAGAAAAGCAAATTGTTGATGTTAAATCTGAATATGTAAAAGATGAAGCAATTCAATCTTTTTCAAAACAATTAGACATTTTAAATAAATCAATTAATCATATTTCTGATGAGCATGGTAATGAGCTTAAGAAAGTAGATTTAAGATTTACAAAGATTAAAGGGGAGCGTCATGAATTAAGAGATAATATGTCTCTTTTAGAAGAAAACCTTTCTAATAAATTAGATACATTAAGCAAATTACTTACTGACGAGCTAGAAAACATTCATAACATTAGTGATGAAATGACTCGCCGCCAACAGGAACTTCAATCTGTTCTGCAAGACAAAAATGTAGAAGATAAAGCACATTTTGATAAAGTAATTGAAGGTATTGCAGCATCTTTAGGTGAAACACAAGAAAGGCAACAAGAACTTTGGGAGAGTGTTAATAAATTAATTAACAGAACTAAGAATGATGAAGTTACTTTTTCTGAAGTAGTTGAAACAAAAGCTCCTAAGACCGTTGATATTGAAAAGACACATTATGTGGCTCCATCATCAAATTATATCGAAACTTTTTATGCTGAACCAGATGGTAATGGATTTTTAACTAATCTATCTACCAAAAAGATAACATATAAGCATGTATATAAAGTAAATGTAATTGATGATGTTACTGCAGATTTTGAATTTGTAGATGAAGCAGATTCAAAAAGGACTTTAAATATGAACCTTGCAATGATGTTTGATGAGTATATGTCTGATAACGGAACTAAAGGATCTAGCTTAGAACTATCATTATATGGTGAGGCTAAAAAAGTAAGAGGATTAAATGCTTGGAGAGTTAGTCGAAAAGCAATGGTGACAAGAAGATAA